In Pseudorca crassidens isolate mPseCra1 chromosome 13, mPseCra1.hap1, whole genome shotgun sequence, the following proteins share a genomic window:
- the DSE gene encoding dermatan-sulfate epimerase isoform X5 produces MYETSYRRGWGFQYLHNHQPTNCMALLTGSLVLMNQGYLQEAYLWTKQVLTIMEKSLVLLREVTDGSLYEGVAYGSYTTRSLFQYMFLVQRHFDINHFGHPWLKQHFAFMYRTILPGFQRTVAIADSNYNWFYGPESQLVFLDKFVMRNGSGNWLADQIRRNRVMEGPGTPSKGQRWCTLHTEFLWYDASLKSVPPPDFGTPALHYFEDWGVVTYGSAQPAEINRSFLSFKSGKLGGRAIYDIVHRNKYKDWIKGWRNFNAGHEHPDQNSFTFAPNGVPFITEALYGPKYTFFNNVLMFSPAVSKSCFSPWEGQVTEDCSSKWSKYKHDLAASCQGRVVAAMEKNGVVFIRGEGVGAYNPQLHLKNVQRNLILLHPQLLLLVDQIHLGEDSPLETAAGFFHNVDFSFEETVVDGVHGAFIRQRDGLYKMYWMDDTGYSEKGTFASVTYPRGYPYNGTNYVNVTTHLRSPITRAAYLFIGPSIDVQSFSIHGDSQQLDVFVATGEHAYATYLWTGETTEQLALAQVIADRQKILFDWSSAIKSTVVPEVKDYAAIVEQNLQHFKPVFQLLEKQILSRVRNTASFRKTAERLLRFSDKRQTEEAIDRIFAISQQQQQQQQSKSKKNRRGGKRYKFVDAVPDIFAQIEVNEKKIRQKAQILAQKELPIDEDEEMKDLLDFADVTYEKHKNGDLMKGRFGQARMVTTTRSRAPALSASYTRLFLILNIAIFFVMLAMQLTYFQRAQSLHGQRCLYAVLLIDSCILLWLYSSCSQSQC; encoded by the exons ATGTATGAAACTTCATACAGGAGAGGGTGGGGATTTCAATACCTGCACAATCATCAGCCCACCAACTGCATGGCCTTGCTCACAGGAAGCCTGGTCCTGATGAATCAAG GGTATCTTCAGGAAGCTTACTTATGGACCAAACAAGTTCTGACCATCATGGAGAAGTCTCTTGTCTTGCTCCGAGAGGTGACAGACGGCTCCCTCTATGAAGGAGTTGCATATGGCAGCTACACCACTAGATCACTCTTCCAGTATATGTTTCTTGTTCAGAGGCACTTTGACATCAACCACTTTGGCCACCCATGGCTTAAACAACACTTTGCATTTATGTATAGAACCATCCTGCCAG GGTTTCAAAGAACTGTGGCTATTGCAGACTCAAATTACAACTGGTTTTATGGTCCAGAAAGCCAATTAGTGTTCCTGGATAAATTTGTCATGCGTAACGGCAGTGGTAACTGGTTGGCTGACCAGATCAGAAGGAACCGTGTGATGGAAGGTCCAGGGACGCCTTCCAAAGGGCAGCGCTGGTGTACGCTTCACACAGAATTTCTCTG GTATGATGCCAGCTTGAAATCTGTCCCCCCTCCAGATTTTGGCACCCCAGCATTGCATTATTTTGAAGACTGGGGTGTTGTGACTTATGGAAGTGCGCAGCCTGCAGAAATCAATAgatctttcctttccttcaagtCAGGAAAACTTGGGGGACGTGCAATATATGACATTGTCCACAGAAACAAATACAAAGACTGGATCAAAGGCTGGAGAAATTTTAATGCAGGGCATGAACATCCTGATCAAAActcctttacttttgctcccaaCGGTGTGCCTTTCATTACTGAGGCTCTCTATGGGCCAAAGTATACCTTCTTCAACAATGTTTTGATGTTTTCCCCAGCTGTGTCCAAGAGCTGCTTTTCTCCCTGGGAAGGTCAGGTCACAGAAGACTGTTCATCAAAATGGTCTAAATACAAGCATGACCTGGCAGCTAGCTGTCAGGGGAGAGTTGTTGCTGCAATGGAGAAAAATGGGGTGGTTTTCATCCGAGGAGAGGGTGTGGGCGCTTACAACCCCCAGCTCCATCTGAAGAACGTGCAGAGGAATCTGATCCTCCTGCATCCACAGCTTCTCCTACTCGTGGATCAGATACACCTGGGAGAGGACAGCCCCTTGGAGACAGCAGCAGGCTTCTTCCACAATGTGGATTTTTCTTTTGAGGAGACAGTGGTCGATGGGGTCCATGGGGCTTTCATCAGGCAGCGAGATGGGCTCTATAAAATGTACTGGATGGATGATACTGGCTACAGTGAGAAAGGAACCTTTGCTTCAGTGACATACCCTCGGGGCTATCCCTACAATGGGACCAACTATGTGAATGTCACCACACACCTCCGAAGTCCCATCACCAGGGCAGCTTACCTCTTCATAGGGCCCTCCATAGACGTTCAGAGCTTCAGCATCCACGGAGACTCTCAGCAACTGGATGTGTTCGTAGCCACCGGTGAGCATGCCTACGCCACTTACCTGTGGACAGGTGAGACTACAGAACAGTTGGCCTTGGCACAGGTCATTGCCGACCGTCAGAAAATTCTGTTTGACTGGAGTTCAGCCATCAAGAGCACCGTTGTCCCTGAGGTGAAGGACTACGCCGCTATTGTGGAACAGAACCTGCAGCATTTTAAGCCAGTGTTCCAGCTGCTGGAGAAGCAGATCCTGTCCCGAGTCCGGAACACAGCCAGCTTTAGGAAGACTGCTGAGCGCCTACTGAGATTTTCGGATAAGAGACAGACTGAGGAGGCCATCGACAGGATTTTTGCCATAtcacagcaacagcagcagcagcagcaaagcaAGTCCAAGAAAAACCGAAGGGGAGGCAAGCGCTATAAATTTGTGGATGCCGTCCCTGATATTTTTGCACAGATTGAAGTCAATGAAAAAAAGATTCGACAGAAAGCTCAGATTTTGGCACAGAAAGAACTGCCCATAGAtgaagatgaagaaatgaaagaccttttagattttgcagatgtaacaTATGAGAAACACAAAAATGGTGATTTGATGAAAGGCCGGTTTGGACAGGCTCGGATGGTGACAACGACTCGCAGCAGAGCCCCAGCACTGTCTGCTTCGTATACCAGGCTGTTCCTGATTCTGAACATCGCTATTTTCTTTGTCATGTTGGCAATGCAACTGACTTATTTCCAGAGGGCCCAGAGCCTCCATGGCCAAAGATGTCTTTATGCAGTCCTTCTAATAGATAGCTGTATTTTATTATGGTTGTACTCTTCTTGTTCCCAATCACAGTGTTAG
- the DSE gene encoding dermatan-sulfate epimerase isoform X4, whose amino-acid sequence MTLIRRPTFKDKAFSSPSKDWLVKDAPWDEVPLAHSLVGFATAYDFLYNYLSKTQQERFLEVIANASGYMYETSYRRGWGFQYLHNHQPTNCMALLTGSLVLMNQGYLQEAYLWTKQVLTIMEKSLVLLREVTDGSLYEGVAYGSYTTRSLFQYMFLVQRHFDINHFGHPWLKQHFAFMYRTILPGFQRTVAIADSNYNWFYGPESQLVFLDKFVMRNGSGNWLADQIRRNRVMEGPGTPSKGQRWCTLHTEFLWYDASLKSVPPPDFGTPALHYFEDWGVVTYGSAQPAEINRSFLSFKSGKLGGRAIYDIVHRNKYKDWIKGWRNFNAGHEHPDQNSFTFAPNGVPFITEALYGPKYTFFNNVLMFSPAVSKSCFSPWEGQVTEDCSSKWSKYKHDLAASCQGRVVAAMEKNGVVFIRGEGVGAYNPQLHLKNVQRNLILLHPQLLLLVDQIHLGEDSPLETAAGFFHNVDFSFEETVVDGVHGAFIRQRDGLYKMYWMDDTGYSEKGTFASVTYPRGYPYNGTNYVNVTTHLRSPITRAAYLFIGPSIDVQSFSIHGDSQQLDVFVATGEHAYATYLWTGETTEQLALAQVIADRQKILFDWSSAIKSTVVPEVKDYAAIVEQNLQHFKPVFQLLEKQILSRVRNTASFRKTAERLLRFSDKRQTEEAIDRIFAISQQQQQQQQSKSKKNRRGGKRYKFVDAVPDIFAQIEVNEKKIRQKAQILAQKELPIDEDEEMKDLLDFADVTYEKHKNGDLMKGRFGQARMVTTTRSRAPALSASYTRLFLILNIAIFFVMLAMQLTYFQRAQSLHGQRCLYAVLLIDSCILLWLYSSCSQSQC is encoded by the exons ATGACACTGATCCGTAGACCCACATTCAAAGACAAGGCTTTTAGCTCCCCTTCAAAAGATTg GTTGGTGAAAGATGCTCCTTGGGATGAAGTCCCGCTTGCTCACTCCCTGGTTGGTTTTGCCACTGCCTATGACTTCTTGTACAACTACCTGAGCAAGACACAACAGGAGAGGTTTCTTGAAGTGATTGCCAATGCCTCGGGATATATGTATGAAACTTCATACAGGAGAGGGTGGGGATTTCAATACCTGCACAATCATCAGCCCACCAACTGCATGGCCTTGCTCACAGGAAGCCTGGTCCTGATGAATCAAG GGTATCTTCAGGAAGCTTACTTATGGACCAAACAAGTTCTGACCATCATGGAGAAGTCTCTTGTCTTGCTCCGAGAGGTGACAGACGGCTCCCTCTATGAAGGAGTTGCATATGGCAGCTACACCACTAGATCACTCTTCCAGTATATGTTTCTTGTTCAGAGGCACTTTGACATCAACCACTTTGGCCACCCATGGCTTAAACAACACTTTGCATTTATGTATAGAACCATCCTGCCAG GGTTTCAAAGAACTGTGGCTATTGCAGACTCAAATTACAACTGGTTTTATGGTCCAGAAAGCCAATTAGTGTTCCTGGATAAATTTGTCATGCGTAACGGCAGTGGTAACTGGTTGGCTGACCAGATCAGAAGGAACCGTGTGATGGAAGGTCCAGGGACGCCTTCCAAAGGGCAGCGCTGGTGTACGCTTCACACAGAATTTCTCTG GTATGATGCCAGCTTGAAATCTGTCCCCCCTCCAGATTTTGGCACCCCAGCATTGCATTATTTTGAAGACTGGGGTGTTGTGACTTATGGAAGTGCGCAGCCTGCAGAAATCAATAgatctttcctttccttcaagtCAGGAAAACTTGGGGGACGTGCAATATATGACATTGTCCACAGAAACAAATACAAAGACTGGATCAAAGGCTGGAGAAATTTTAATGCAGGGCATGAACATCCTGATCAAAActcctttacttttgctcccaaCGGTGTGCCTTTCATTACTGAGGCTCTCTATGGGCCAAAGTATACCTTCTTCAACAATGTTTTGATGTTTTCCCCAGCTGTGTCCAAGAGCTGCTTTTCTCCCTGGGAAGGTCAGGTCACAGAAGACTGTTCATCAAAATGGTCTAAATACAAGCATGACCTGGCAGCTAGCTGTCAGGGGAGAGTTGTTGCTGCAATGGAGAAAAATGGGGTGGTTTTCATCCGAGGAGAGGGTGTGGGCGCTTACAACCCCCAGCTCCATCTGAAGAACGTGCAGAGGAATCTGATCCTCCTGCATCCACAGCTTCTCCTACTCGTGGATCAGATACACCTGGGAGAGGACAGCCCCTTGGAGACAGCAGCAGGCTTCTTCCACAATGTGGATTTTTCTTTTGAGGAGACAGTGGTCGATGGGGTCCATGGGGCTTTCATCAGGCAGCGAGATGGGCTCTATAAAATGTACTGGATGGATGATACTGGCTACAGTGAGAAAGGAACCTTTGCTTCAGTGACATACCCTCGGGGCTATCCCTACAATGGGACCAACTATGTGAATGTCACCACACACCTCCGAAGTCCCATCACCAGGGCAGCTTACCTCTTCATAGGGCCCTCCATAGACGTTCAGAGCTTCAGCATCCACGGAGACTCTCAGCAACTGGATGTGTTCGTAGCCACCGGTGAGCATGCCTACGCCACTTACCTGTGGACAGGTGAGACTACAGAACAGTTGGCCTTGGCACAGGTCATTGCCGACCGTCAGAAAATTCTGTTTGACTGGAGTTCAGCCATCAAGAGCACCGTTGTCCCTGAGGTGAAGGACTACGCCGCTATTGTGGAACAGAACCTGCAGCATTTTAAGCCAGTGTTCCAGCTGCTGGAGAAGCAGATCCTGTCCCGAGTCCGGAACACAGCCAGCTTTAGGAAGACTGCTGAGCGCCTACTGAGATTTTCGGATAAGAGACAGACTGAGGAGGCCATCGACAGGATTTTTGCCATAtcacagcaacagcagcagcagcagcaaagcaAGTCCAAGAAAAACCGAAGGGGAGGCAAGCGCTATAAATTTGTGGATGCCGTCCCTGATATTTTTGCACAGATTGAAGTCAATGAAAAAAAGATTCGACAGAAAGCTCAGATTTTGGCACAGAAAGAACTGCCCATAGAtgaagatgaagaaatgaaagaccttttagattttgcagatgtaacaTATGAGAAACACAAAAATGGTGATTTGATGAAAGGCCGGTTTGGACAGGCTCGGATGGTGACAACGACTCGCAGCAGAGCCCCAGCACTGTCTGCTTCGTATACCAGGCTGTTCCTGATTCTGAACATCGCTATTTTCTTTGTCATGTTGGCAATGCAACTGACTTATTTCCAGAGGGCCCAGAGCCTCCATGGCCAAAGATGTCTTTATGCAGTCCTTCTAATAGATAGCTGTATTTTATTATGGTTGTACTCTTCTTGTTCCCAATCACAGTGTTAG